Part of the Streptomyces sp. WMMC500 genome is shown below.
TGCAGCGGCAGCCGCGCCGCGCGCAGCCGGTCCATCCACGTGATGACCTCGTCCACCGCGCTGGAGCCGTCCGTGCGGTCCAGCGGCAGGTGGATCGCGAAGCCTTCCAGCGTCACGTCCGACAGCAGCGACGCCAGCTTGGGCAGCTCCTCCTCCGTGACTCCGTGCCGCCGCATCGAGCTCATCACCTCTATGACGACCCGGGCGCCGACCAGCCGCCCCACCGCGTCCACCGACGCGACGGTGCGGATCACCCGCGTCGGCAGCGGCACGGGCTCCTCGGTGAGCTGGTACGGGGTGAGGACGAGCAGGTCGCCGCTGACGAAGTCGCGCGCCCGCGCCGCCTCGTACACCGTGCCCACCGCCAGCGGGCCCGCACCCAGCCGGGCGGCCTCGGCGGCCAGGCGCTCGTGGCCGAAGCCGTAGCCGTTGCCCTTGCAGACGGGGACGAGCCCGGGGAACTGCTCCAGGATGTGCTGCTGGTGTGCGCGCCACCGCGCGGAATCGACGTACAGGGTGAGCGGCATGGCGGTCGGTCTACCTTCCTTCGCGGTGTCGGGGGCCCTTTCCTTCACGCGCAAGTCCGCTGCTTCACGCGCAAGTCCGCCGTGGTCAGCGGCGGGACATGTAGATGTCGAGAGCCTTGTGGAGCAGCTTATTCAGTGGGTAGTCCCACTCGCCCAGGTATTCGGCCGCCTGCCCCCCTGTGCCCACCTTGAACTGGATCAGCCCGAAGAGGTGGTCGCTGTCGACGAGCGCGTCGCCGATGCCGCGCAGGTCGTACACGTGCGCGCCGGCGGCGTGCGCGTCCTTCATCATCTGCCACTGGATGGCGTTCGACGGGCGCACCTCGCGCCCGTGGTTGGCGGAGGCACCGTACGAATACCACACGTGCCCGCCCACCGTCAGCATCGTCGTCGCCGCCAGGCACTCGCCCTGGTGGAGCGCGAAGTACAGCCGCATCCGGCCCGGCTCCTCGGCGTTGAGCACCTTCCACATGCGCTCGAAGTACCCCTGCGGCCGGGGCCGGAACTTGTCGCGCTCGGCCGTGATCTCGTACAGCCGCTGCCACTCGCCGAAGTGCTCGAGACCGCCCTGCACCACCTCGACGCCCGCCTTCTCGGCCTTCTTGACGTTGCGCCGCCAGAGCTGGTTGAAGCCCTTGAAGATCTCGTCCAGGGACCGGCCCGCCAGCGGCACCTGGAAGACGTACCGCGGCTGTACGTCGCCGAAGCCCGCGCCACCGTCCTCGCCCTGCTGCCACCCCATCCGCCGCAGCCGCTCGGCGACCTCGAACGCCTGCGGCTCGACGACGTCGGCGTTGACGTCGCGCAGCCGCTTGACGTCCGGGTCGGCGATGCCCGCCTTGATCGTCGGCGCCTCCCAGCGGCGGATGATCACCGGCGGGCCCATCTTCACGGAGAACGCGCCCTGGCCCTTCAGGTGCGCCAGCATCGGCGTCAGCCACGCGTCGAGGTTCGGCGCGTACCAGTCGATGACCGGCCCCTCCGGCAGGTACGCCAGATACCGCTTGACCTTCGGCAACTGCCGGTACAGCACCAGAGCCGCGCCCACCTGCCGCCCGTCGCCGTCGAACCAGCCCAGGTTCTCCGCGCGCCACTCGGACTTCACGTCCGCCCACGCCGGGATCTGGCAGTGGCTCGCGGCGGGCAGGCTGCGGATGTACGCCAGATGCTGCTCGCGGCTGATGGGCTGCAGGGTCAGGCTCATGGCGGCGCTCCTCGTGCTGCGGCGGGTTGCCGACTGCGGCAGGCTTCTCGCGGGTGAAGCCTACTGCGGGCGCACCGCGCCCCAGAGGGGAAGGCCCCAAGCGGCGGGGCCACGCGAACACGGGAGCGAGCGGTGGTGTGAGGCGGCTGCGTCAGCGGAAGGCGGCGGAAGGCGGCGGCCGACTCGGCGCGTCCCGGAGGAGTTCAGGAGGGGTTCAGAGAGAGAAGCCGCCGCGCGCCATCGCCAGGAAGAAGCCGAGGCCGGACGCCCCGAGGCCCAGGAGGATCAGGAACCGTTCCCGGGTGGTCTCGGAGATCATCTGTGCCCACGCCCCGGTGACGATCCCGATCAGACCCGCCCAGGTCGCCGGCACGTGCAGGCCGCGCCACTGGGCCATGACGACCGCGACCGCGCCGACGGCGAGCGTGATGACGAGAAGCGTGTCCTGCGCGACGTGGTGTTCGCCGTCGCTGGCGAAGAGGCCGATGTTGCGCTGCGGGGGCTGTATTGCCTGAGGCATAGGGCACCTCCATGCCCGTACGGCGGCGCGGGCTGCAGGTCGTACGTGACGCCGCTCACACCCTTTGACTCCAGATTGCCCGGAATCCTGGCCGGATTTCAACCGGAAGGGCCGCTGCGGGTACTGTGTACCGTCTGTAGCGGAGCCAGCCCAGGCCA
Proteins encoded:
- a CDS encoding alanine racemase; translation: MPLTLYVDSARWRAHQQHILEQFPGLVPVCKGNGYGFGHERLAAEAARLGAGPLAVGTVYEAARARDFVSGDLLVLTPYQLTEEPVPLPTRVIRTVASVDAVGRLVGARVVIEVMSSMRRHGVTEEELPKLASLLSDVTLEGFAIHLPLDRTDGSSAVDEVITWMDRLRAARLPLHTMYVSHLRADEFEQLQRQFPQTRFRARIGTRLWLGDHDATQYKGTVLDVTRVAKGDRFGYRQQKVSGDGHLVVVAGGTSQGVGLEAPKAMHGLAPRAKGVARAGLATVNRNLSPFVWEGKQRWFAEPPHMQVSILFLPAETSAPVQGDEMVAHLRHTTTQPDRVVER
- a CDS encoding peptidoglycan bridge formation glycyltransferase FemA/FemB family protein — its product is MSLTLQPISREQHLAYIRSLPAASHCQIPAWADVKSEWRAENLGWFDGDGRQVGAALVLYRQLPKVKRYLAYLPEGPVIDWYAPNLDAWLTPMLAHLKGQGAFSVKMGPPVIIRRWEAPTIKAGIADPDVKRLRDVNADVVEPQAFEVAERLRRMGWQQGEDGGAGFGDVQPRYVFQVPLAGRSLDEIFKGFNQLWRRNVKKAEKAGVEVVQGGLEHFGEWQRLYEITAERDKFRPRPQGYFERMWKVLNAEEPGRMRLYFALHQGECLAATTMLTVGGHVWYSYGASANHGREVRPSNAIQWQMMKDAHAAGAHVYDLRGIGDALVDSDHLFGLIQFKVGTGGQAAEYLGEWDYPLNKLLHKALDIYMSRR